ATCTATTCTTTCTATCGTCAAGAATACTAATGCTCTTCAGTCAGCAACTCATCCATCCCTGAGAGGAGAAGAAATTTCAAAAAACTATATCGACTTTTCAGTTAACCTCTTTTTTCTTTCATTTTAAATCAGAGGAGGGGGAATTTCCCCCTCCTCTGTAATACGCGACGAAGTTTACTTCGTCATAACCATCTTCATGGTCTTGCTGTAGTCGCCAGCATTCAGTTTGTAGAAGTAGATACCAGATGCGACTTTCTCACCGTTAGAATTGATTCCATCCCAGGTAACCGTATGGGTACCCGCAACCATGGTCTCGTTCACCAGGGTGCGAACCAGCTGTCCTGCGATGTTGTAGATCTTCAAGGAAAC
This Candidatus Zixiibacteriota bacterium DNA region includes the following protein-coding sequences:
- a CDS encoding T9SS type A sorting domain-containing protein; translation: LVSVEAVDNFSRPLKTTVVNRAIPTAYALNANYPNPFNPTTNISFALPIDSKVSLKIYNIAGQLVRTLVNETMVAGTHTVTWDGINSNGEKVASGIYFYKLNAGDYSKTMKMVMTK